In the Qipengyuania gelatinilytica genome, CCAGGATCCGGCAGTCGTCGGCTTCCGCGCGGTGCCCGAAGCAGAAGTCGCCGAATTGCTCGAACCATGGCTGGGCGGGGGCGAAGGGATGGAGGCCGTGCCCCTTCCGGCGCTGATCGATGTCGAATTGCGCGATGGCACCGGCGCGGCAGAGCTCCAGCGGATCGAGGCAGCGCTGCAAGATGCGGCACCCGGTTCGCGGATCGACAGCCAGGCGCAGTTCCTTGCGCCGGTTCTCTCGGCCCTGCGCGCGCTCCAGTGGATGGCACTCGCCATGATATTCCTGCTCGCCTTTACCGGCGCTGCGGCCGTCTGGCTGGCTTCGCGCAATGTGCTCGGCGGCAATCGCGATACGATCGAGATCGTCCACTTGCTGGGCGGGAACGATGACCAGATCGCGCGCGTCTTCCAGCGTTCGATCCTGTTCGATGCCGTCGCGGGCGGGATGCTCGGCCTTGTGACGGGAGCGCTCGCGATAACGCTGATGGCGCGCCGGTTCGCTGCGCTCGATTCCGGAATGGTTGCAGGAGGGTCACTCTCTGCGCTCGATTGGGCCATACTTGCGCTAGTCCCGCTTTTCGCGGTCGGAATTGCCGTCTACACCGCGCGCATGACGGTCATCCAAGCCTTGCGGAAAATGCTGTGATACTGCGCTTTTTCGCCGCCCTTTTCCTGATTTA is a window encoding:
- a CDS encoding cell division protein FtsX is translated as MKRPPTIGSAVDRGLAPFRGRRAAHLLPKARFGGPIPWVIAVMVALTVLAAGGALALSNMVSSARGDLEGSATVQVIEPDADARQAKAAVVVDLLAQDPAVVGFRAVPEAEVAELLEPWLGGGEGMEAVPLPALIDVELRDGTGAAELQRIEAALQDAAPGSRIDSQAQFLAPVLSALRALQWMALAMIFLLAFTGAAAVWLASRNVLGGNRDTIEIVHLLGGNDDQIARVFQRSILFDAVAGGMLGLVTGALAITLMARRFAALDSGMVAGGSLSALDWAILALVPLFAVGIAVYTARMTVIQALRKML